Proteins encoded by one window of Paenibacillus sp. DCT19:
- the rpsG gene encoding 30S ribosomal protein S7: MPRKGPVTKRDVLPDPVYNSKLVTRLINRIMLDGKRGVAQSILYNAFKLIQERTGNDPMEVFETAIKNIMPVLEVKARRVGGANYQVPIEVKPERRTALGLRWLVNYSRNRGEKTMEERLAAEIIDASNNTGASVKKREDTHKMAEANKAFAHYRW; the protein is encoded by the coding sequence ATGCCACGCAAAGGTCCAGTTACAAAAAGAGACGTGTTGCCAGATCCGGTATACAACTCCAAGTTGGTTACTCGTTTGATCAACCGCATCATGCTCGATGGAAAACGCGGTGTTGCTCAAAGCATTCTGTATAATGCGTTCAAGTTGATCCAAGAACGCACGGGTAATGACCCGATGGAAGTATTTGAGACAGCTATCAAAAATATCATGCCAGTCCTGGAAGTTAAAGCTCGCCGTGTCGGCGGTGCCAACTACCAAGTACCAATCGAGGTAAAACCAGAGAGACGTACTGCTCTGGGATTACGTTGGCTCGTAAACTACTCCCGCAACCGCGGTGAGAAAACAATGGAAGAGCGTTTGGCGGCTGAGATCATCGATGCTTCCAACAACACAGGCGCTTCCGTTAAAAAACGTGAAGACACACACAAAATGGCTGAAGCGAACAAAGCGTTTGCTCACTACCGTTGGTAG
- the rpsL gene encoding 30S ribosomal protein S12, whose product MPTINQLVRKGRQAKVDKSKSPALQKGFNALKRESTNISAPQKRGVCTRVGTMTPRKPNSALRKYARVRLTNRLEVTAYIPGIGHNLQEHSVVLIRGGKVKDLAGVRYHIVRGALDTAGVNNRMQARSKYGAKRPKAKKA is encoded by the coding sequence ATGCCAACTATTAACCAACTGGTTCGTAAAGGACGTCAAGCTAAAGTTGATAAGTCAAAATCACCAGCTTTGCAAAAAGGATTCAACGCTTTGAAACGTGAATCCACTAACATCAGTGCCCCACAAAAACGTGGTGTCTGCACTCGTGTAGGTACAATGACTCCACGTAAACCGAACTCTGCACTTCGTAAATATGCCCGTGTTCGTTTGACGAACCGTCTCGAGGTAACTGCTTATATCCCGGGAATCGGACATAACCTTCAAGAGCACAGTGTGGTATTGATCCGCGGAGGTAAAGTAAAAGACCTTGCAGGGGTTCGTTATCACATCGTTCGTGGAGCTCTCGATACTGCAGGCGTTAACAACCGTATGCAAGCTCGTTCTAAATACGGTGCTAAGCGTCCAAAAGCTAAAAAAGCCTAA
- a CDS encoding ribosomal L7Ae/L30e/S12e/Gadd45 family protein gives MSNEKGLQDAHVKIGTKQTTRMVQTGMASEVYVAEDSDPQLTSKIIALCEQHNVKYTKVDTMKNLGKACGIGVGAAMAAVVKS, from the coding sequence ATGTCTAATGAAAAAGGCTTGCAAGATGCTCATGTCAAAATAGGTACCAAACAGACCACGCGGATGGTTCAGACAGGTATGGCTTCCGAAGTCTATGTGGCTGAAGATAGTGATCCGCAGCTTACTTCCAAAATCATTGCCTTGTGTGAACAACACAATGTGAAGTACACGAAAGTGGACACAATGAAAAATCTCGGCAAAGCTTGCGGGATTGGAGTAGGGGCAGCAATGGCTGCAGTCGTAAAATCATAA